One Pseudomonas muyukensis DNA segment encodes these proteins:
- a CDS encoding methionine--tRNA ligase has product MTDAAFKQYLLVPAMPAPNGRLHLGHVAGPYLNLDILARHLRRQGHKASIVCASDPFDSYIPLRAQQAEVDPAVLAQESCAGIIEDLAYMNVQVDLFVDPLAAEHRDAYLAAHQALVERLDDQHAIRCVEEQMPWSESRQQFVSGSYLTGHCPACDAAISGFFCEDCGAHFEPDEVREPCARWGEQVPGRALANLFFDIRQPQALIEQLQGTQTPDTFIDIARRHLHRPSPQVRVTNHAGWGLPCEVRGQPRTLFGHGLLFGAVRFVGDCFAQATGLAHNPFDRDSPVITVNGFGIDNSVSHLVSIQAMAMADGTSKPFDHFLINHFYTLEGRKFSTSQGWAIWVADIAREGRIPSDALRYFLASTSPTHGRTDFRRADFERFLVEDYASLLARADAALAAVAAPGQPSQAWQAAVEAAADEQAQVLSFAYFDPRALSQSIARWAARYDTLVSDQDRYWWAKGLALLAYPLLPSLATALWQALGHSGEVTGSAFGQCTVPLAAVRNHTPSLEATP; this is encoded by the coding sequence ATGACTGATGCCGCGTTCAAACAGTACCTGCTGGTGCCGGCCATGCCCGCGCCCAATGGGCGCTTGCACCTGGGCCATGTCGCTGGGCCTTACCTGAACCTGGACATCCTGGCGCGGCACCTGCGTCGGCAGGGCCACAAAGCCAGTATCGTCTGCGCCAGCGACCCGTTCGATTCCTACATTCCATTGCGTGCCCAGCAGGCCGAGGTGGATCCCGCCGTGCTGGCCCAGGAAAGTTGCGCCGGTATCATCGAGGACCTGGCCTACATGAACGTGCAGGTCGACCTGTTCGTCGATCCGCTGGCCGCGGAACATCGCGATGCTTACCTGGCCGCCCATCAGGCGTTGGTCGAACGGCTCGACGACCAGCACGCCATCCGCTGTGTCGAGGAGCAGATGCCGTGGTCCGAATCGCGTCAGCAGTTCGTCAGCGGCAGCTACCTGACCGGCCATTGCCCGGCGTGCGACGCTGCCATCTCGGGTTTTTTCTGCGAGGACTGCGGCGCGCACTTCGAGCCGGATGAAGTCCGCGAGCCTTGTGCGCGCTGGGGCGAACAGGTACCCGGGCGGGCGCTGGCCAATCTGTTCTTCGACATTCGCCAGCCCCAGGCGCTGATCGAGCAGTTGCAAGGGACCCAGACGCCGGACACCTTCATCGATATCGCCAGGCGCCACCTGCACCGGCCATCGCCCCAGGTGCGGGTGACCAACCACGCCGGCTGGGGTTTGCCCTGCGAGGTGCGTGGCCAACCCCGCACATTGTTCGGCCATGGCTTGTTGTTCGGCGCGGTGCGTTTCGTCGGTGACTGCTTCGCCCAGGCCACGGGCCTGGCGCATAACCCGTTCGATCGTGACTCGCCGGTGATCACCGTGAATGGCTTCGGGATCGACAACAGCGTGTCGCACCTGGTCAGCATCCAGGCCATGGCCATGGCCGATGGTACGTCCAAGCCGTTCGACCATTTCCTCATCAACCATTTCTATACTTTGGAGGGTCGCAAGTTCTCGACTAGCCAAGGGTGGGCGATCTGGGTCGCGGACATTGCCCGGGAGGGGCGCATCCCGTCCGATGCGCTGCGCTACTTCCTGGCCAGCACCAGCCCGACGCACGGACGTACGGATTTCCGCCGCGCCGACTTCGAGCGCTTCCTGGTCGAGGACTACGCCAGCCTGCTGGCGCGTGCCGACGCGGCGCTGGCGGCCGTGGCCGCGCCTGGGCAACCGAGCCAGGCATGGCAGGCAGCGGTCGAGGCGGCCGCTGATGAGCAAGCTCAGGTGCTGTCTTTCGCTTATTTCGACCCACGGGCATTGAGCCAGAGCATTGCCCGCTGGGCGGCGCGCTACGACACCTTGGTCAGCGACCAGGACCGTTACTGGTGGGCCAAGGGCCTGGCGCTGCTGGCATATCCGTTGCTGCCGAGCCTAGCCACGGCACTGTGGCAAGCCCTTGGCCACTCTGGCGAGGTCACTGGCAGCGCATTCGGGCAATGCACGGTACCGCTGGCCGCCGTGCGCAATCACACCCCCAGCCTGGAGGCCACGCCATGA